A region from the Desulfitobacterium dehalogenans ATCC 51507 genome encodes:
- a CDS encoding PucR family transcriptional regulator produces the protein MEITVKDLLKVGPLKTSQVVAGYQKLDNIVKGVTIIEAPDIVNWLSGGELLLTSLYSGPGEGLDYREFIHKMATKEVSALAIKVRRFVNDIPAEIIEAANEYGLPVIELDGSVRFVDIMYPVMEQLFNSQVVKLKYYKDVQERFTTLALQCEGLAAICQTLEELVGNPVVVYDKNFKCLHSTNSQIERFEEPEEFALRENLNDKFSYYRQAVCYPDLDGPCIPQVVVPIQAFNQLKGYLTIVELNKPIVEMDFISIEQAATVTTLDMVKRFAVKEVEYKFKNDLIEHILSGELSSTNAQERINLMEWDLNRPYYVVLFDLKNLDAYHVEHRAQQKMALQSIKSEITSTISGVIKTRTRDFIIGNKVDIIVLLWPVGTNPQENSLEKIKKIAKQAQEQVKKRMKKLVVEVGIGDLAHGAEEIPRSYKEALDALSYGGMINNESSIVAFSELGVFRILCKFAERNSLEEFIPKALLKILRYDKENEAELLKTLEVFLECNGNASKAAKELFIHYKTILYRLERIKEVGQLDLEDSKNRLELEMGLKMLHLMDASNLG, from the coding sequence TTGGAGATTACAGTCAAGGATCTGCTGAAGGTGGGCCCCCTGAAGACCTCCCAAGTGGTTGCGGGCTATCAAAAACTTGATAATATAGTCAAGGGTGTTACTATCATCGAAGCGCCGGATATTGTCAACTGGCTATCGGGAGGAGAACTTCTGCTCACCAGCTTATACTCCGGCCCCGGTGAAGGGCTGGACTACCGGGAATTTATTCATAAAATGGCCACGAAAGAGGTTTCGGCCTTAGCTATAAAAGTACGACGGTTTGTCAATGATATTCCGGCTGAGATTATTGAGGCGGCCAACGAGTATGGATTGCCTGTCATTGAGCTGGATGGCAGTGTTCGTTTTGTGGATATCATGTATCCGGTTATGGAGCAGCTCTTTAACTCCCAGGTAGTAAAGCTTAAGTATTATAAAGATGTTCAGGAACGTTTTACAACCTTAGCCTTGCAGTGTGAGGGATTGGCAGCGATCTGCCAAACCCTTGAAGAATTGGTTGGCAATCCGGTCGTCGTCTACGATAAAAATTTTAAATGTCTTCACAGCACCAATTCCCAAATAGAGCGGTTTGAGGAACCTGAAGAATTTGCCTTAAGGGAGAATCTGAATGACAAATTTTCCTATTACCGTCAAGCAGTATGCTACCCTGATCTTGACGGACCGTGTATTCCCCAGGTAGTCGTTCCTATTCAGGCTTTCAATCAGCTCAAAGGATATTTGACCATTGTGGAGCTTAATAAACCTATTGTGGAGATGGATTTCATTAGTATTGAACAGGCCGCCACCGTAACGACCTTGGATATGGTGAAGCGCTTTGCTGTTAAAGAAGTGGAGTATAAGTTTAAGAATGATTTAATTGAGCATATTCTTTCAGGAGAATTGAGTTCAACCAATGCGCAAGAACGCATCAATCTCATGGAATGGGACCTCAATCGTCCTTACTATGTGGTTCTTTTTGATTTAAAGAATCTTGATGCTTATCATGTGGAGCATCGCGCCCAACAAAAGATGGCTTTGCAGAGCATTAAATCTGAAATCACGTCAACTATTTCGGGAGTCATAAAAACTCGTACTCGGGACTTCATTATCGGCAATAAAGTGGATATTATTGTTTTGCTTTGGCCAGTTGGGACAAATCCTCAGGAAAATTCTTTGGAAAAGATCAAGAAAATTGCTAAGCAAGCACAAGAGCAGGTCAAGAAACGGATGAAGAAGCTGGTTGTTGAAGTAGGAATCGGAGATTTGGCTCACGGAGCAGAGGAAATACCCCGCAGTTATAAAGAAGCCTTAGATGCTTTGAGCTATGGAGGTATGATCAATAATGAAAGCTCCATTGTGGCTTTTTCGGAGTTAGGGGTCTTCCGTATTCTCTGTAAATTTGCCGAGAGAAACTCCTTGGAGGAATTTATTCCCAAAGCACTTCTGAAAATTCTCAGATATGATAAGGAAAATGAAGCTGAGCTCCTAAAAACCTTGGAAGTGTTTCTGGAGTGCAACGGAAATGCCAGTAAGGCTGCCAAAGAACTGTTCATCCATTATAAAACCATCCTTTATCGCTTGGAGAGGATAAAGGAAGTTGGCCAATTGGATTTAGAAGACAGTAAAAATCGTCTTGAACTGGAGATGGGCCTGAAGATGCTTCATCTTATGGATGCTTCAAATCTGGGGTAA
- a CDS encoding nitroreductase family protein yields the protein MDMKELLQKRRSIRKYTDAPIEKEKVEQLIRAALLSPTSRNTRAWEFILVEDREVLEKLSMAKVGAQPIKGATMGIVVCADPQKSDVWVEDASIATIILQLQAQDLGLGSCWIQIRERNYQDGTPAGEYVKKLLDIPDNLQVESIVSLGYPAETRGEHTEDELLREKIHWHTYKG from the coding sequence ATGGATATGAAAGAGCTTTTACAAAAGCGCCGGAGTATTCGCAAATACACGGATGCCCCCATTGAGAAGGAAAAAGTGGAGCAATTGATTCGTGCAGCTTTACTCTCCCCCACATCGCGCAATACAAGAGCCTGGGAATTTATCTTGGTGGAGGATCGGGAAGTCTTGGAAAAGCTGTCAATGGCTAAAGTTGGAGCTCAACCCATTAAAGGTGCCACGATGGGGATTGTCGTCTGTGCAGACCCTCAAAAAAGCGATGTATGGGTTGAAGACGCTTCGATTGCCACCATCATTCTCCAGTTGCAAGCTCAGGATTTAGGGCTGGGATCCTGCTGGATCCAGATTAGAGAACGGAACTATCAGGACGGCACTCCTGCCGGGGAGTATGTAAAAAAGCTTCTGGATATTCCGGACAATCTTCAGGTGGAATCTATCGTATCCTTGGGCTATCCCGCTGAAACCCGGGGAGAGCACACCGAGGATGAACTCCTAAGGGAAAAAATCCATTGGCATACCTATAAGGGTTAA
- a CDS encoding YnfA family protein, with translation MIQAASLFILAGLAEIGGGYLVWLWLREARPYWYGVIGAIILVFYGIIPTLQKFPSFGRVYAAYGGVFVILAVLWGWAVDKKMPDTYDWVGAAICLVGVSVMLWAPRQ, from the coding sequence ATGATTCAGGCTGCCAGCTTATTTATTCTTGCCGGATTGGCCGAAATAGGCGGAGGTTACCTGGTCTGGCTTTGGCTGAGAGAAGCAAGACCTTATTGGTACGGTGTGATTGGAGCCATCATTTTGGTATTTTACGGGATTATCCCTACCCTGCAGAAATTCCCCAGCTTTGGCAGAGTCTATGCCGCCTACGGGGGTGTTTTCGTTATTCTCGCCGTGTTATGGGGATGGGCTGTGGACAAGAAGATGCCGGATACCTATGATTGGGTCGGGGCAGCGATTTGTCTGGTCGGAGTGTCTGTGATGCTGTGGGCACCCCGTCAATAG
- the crcB gene encoding fluoride efflux transporter CrcB: MTSILIAIGGALGALSRYELGLWITNRWNHPFPLPTFIINISGAFLLGFLNILFIDKLNLSPHWRLGIGVGYLGAFTTFSTFGFEVFTLLEKGQYTTALSYVLLSILVGLCGVSLGVVLARWLF, encoded by the coding sequence ATGACCTCAATCCTTATTGCCATAGGCGGTGCTCTCGGAGCACTCTCCCGCTATGAACTAGGTCTTTGGATTACCAACCGCTGGAATCATCCTTTTCCCCTGCCGACATTTATCATCAATATAAGCGGAGCTTTCCTGCTAGGTTTTCTTAACATCCTTTTTATCGATAAATTAAACCTATCCCCCCATTGGCGTTTGGGTATCGGTGTAGGCTATCTCGGTGCGTTTACCACCTTTTCCACCTTTGGCTTTGAGGTTTTTACTCTATTAGAAAAAGGGCAGTATACTACTGCCCTCTCCTATGTTCTGTTAAGTATTCTGGTTGGATTATGCGGGGTTTCTTTAGGGGTCGTCCTGGCACGCTGGTTATTCTAA
- a CDS encoding polysaccharide deacetylase family protein gives MDLRVIIFTRKGIRLSAMVLGLVLLGIGVRTMDLTFPTITKNPETYYLVHTEEKVMAITFDDGPDPLYTGYILDVLKEKDVKATFFVLGENAKNNPDLLKRIREEGHEIANHGYSHSYTTSKFVQELVRTDEVLYELLQERTTFYRPPGGVVSSAVVAGVKSQGHVLTLWSIDSKDWTNPGPARIVQNVVNASFPGGIILLHDGGEKREQTIRALGPIIDRLREQGYRFVPVSELRNFESVKQVQK, from the coding sequence GTGGATTTGCGTGTCATAATCTTTACCCGCAAGGGTATACGGTTGAGCGCTATGGTTCTGGGGCTCGTGCTGCTGGGGATTGGTGTCCGCACTATGGATTTGACTTTTCCGACCATTACGAAAAATCCGGAAACCTATTATTTAGTTCATACGGAAGAAAAAGTGATGGCCATAACCTTTGATGATGGACCGGATCCTCTCTATACGGGATATATTCTCGATGTACTCAAGGAGAAGGATGTGAAAGCCACTTTCTTTGTCTTAGGGGAGAATGCAAAAAATAATCCGGATTTATTAAAACGGATTCGTGAAGAGGGACACGAGATTGCCAATCATGGCTATTCCCACAGTTATACGACGAGTAAATTTGTTCAGGAGCTCGTACGCACTGACGAGGTTTTGTATGAGCTGCTTCAGGAACGCACGACCTTTTACCGGCCTCCGGGGGGAGTTGTCTCAAGCGCGGTGGTGGCAGGAGTAAAGTCACAAGGGCATGTTTTAACTCTTTGGAGTATAGACAGTAAAGATTGGACGAATCCGGGACCGGCACGGATTGTTCAGAACGTGGTAAATGCCAGCTTTCCTGGGGGAATCATCCTGCTTCATGATGGAGGCGAGAAACGGGAGCAAACCATCCGGGCTTTAGGGCCGATCATTGATCGGCTGAGGGAGCAGGGATATCGCTTTGTCCCCGTTTCCGAACTTAGGAATTTTGAAAGCGTGAAACAAGTACAAAAGTAA
- a CDS encoding anaerobic nitric oxide reductase flavorubredoxin produces MSFKINETITYVGKIDWELRHFHGEEYSTQRGSSYNSYLIRDEKTVLIDTVWEPFGREFVDKLKQEIDLKEIDYIIMNHNEVDHSGALPFLMEEIPNTPIYCTANGKKILQGSYHKDWNFVEVKTGDRLNIGSRELVFIEARMLHWPDTMFCYLTGDNILFSNDGFGQHFASEHMYNDLVDTGELYAEALKYYANILNPFSKMVTAKIQEIVKMELPINMICPSHGVIWRDNPLQIVHKYLEWADEYQEDQITILYDTMWNSTRKMAESIAQGIRAANPNTTVKLYNVARSDHTDVIAQIFRSKAIAVGSPTVNNGYLSSIAAILEEMKGMKFRNKKAVPFGSYGWSGEVIKQLNEELKKAGFEVIDDGVRILWTPSEENLLECVELGKRLAENLE; encoded by the coding sequence ATGTCCTTTAAAATCAATGAGACCATTACATATGTAGGTAAAATCGACTGGGAGCTGCGCCATTTCCATGGAGAAGAGTATTCTACTCAACGGGGCTCATCTTATAACTCTTATCTCATTCGTGATGAAAAAACCGTATTGATTGATACTGTTTGGGAACCCTTCGGGCGTGAGTTTGTAGACAAATTAAAGCAGGAAATTGATTTAAAAGAAATTGATTATATTATCATGAACCATAATGAAGTGGATCACAGCGGAGCCCTTCCCTTTCTTATGGAGGAGATTCCCAATACTCCGATTTATTGTACTGCCAACGGAAAAAAGATTCTTCAAGGGAGCTATCACAAGGATTGGAATTTCGTTGAGGTCAAGACCGGGGACCGCCTGAATATCGGAAGCCGGGAGCTCGTCTTCATTGAAGCCAGAATGCTTCACTGGCCTGATACTATGTTTTGCTATTTAACCGGGGATAATATTCTCTTTAGTAATGATGGTTTTGGCCAGCACTTTGCTTCCGAACATATGTATAACGACTTAGTGGACACCGGCGAGCTTTACGCTGAAGCCCTCAAATATTATGCCAACATCCTGAACCCCTTCAGCAAAATGGTCACCGCCAAAATTCAAGAGATCGTAAAGATGGAACTGCCAATAAACATGATATGCCCCAGTCATGGGGTCATTTGGCGGGACAATCCTCTCCAGATTGTGCATAAATACTTAGAGTGGGCTGATGAATATCAAGAGGATCAAATTACGATTCTTTACGATACCATGTGGAATTCCACACGCAAAATGGCGGAGTCCATTGCTCAGGGAATTCGTGCGGCTAACCCCAATACTACAGTCAAGCTTTATAATGTAGCTCGTTCCGATCACACTGATGTCATCGCTCAGATATTCCGCTCCAAGGCTATTGCAGTAGGTTCTCCGACGGTCAACAATGGTTACCTCTCTTCGATAGCGGCGATTTTGGAAGAGATGAAAGGGATGAAATTTAGGAATAAGAAAGCGGTTCCCTTCGGCAGCTATGGTTGGAGCGGCGAAGTGATCAAGCAACTGAATGAAGAGCTCAAGAAAGCTGGGTTTGAGGTTATCGACGATGGTGTCCGTATTCTTTGGACCCCCAGCGAAGAGAATCTTCTTGAATGCGTGGAGTTAGGTAAGCGTCTGGCTGAAAATCTCGAATAG
- the trhA gene encoding PAQR family membrane homeostasis protein TrhA, with protein MKIKEPMNTLTHFIPFIAAWFGLVSLILLSYGSLSKTITMTIYGASIIALYGTSSLYHALRTTPKKELTLRKIDHMMIYVLIGGSYTPVFYYGLNGAWRWVMLIAVWILALIGIVLKIWLINAPRYVSTAFYVTLGWIALVPIVQLVHNLPLGALIMMVAGGVMYTLGAIIYAAKILRIPRLHLGFHEIFHIFIATGTLIHFLMILIYFVPMAS; from the coding sequence ATGAAAATTAAAGAACCGATGAATACCTTGACTCATTTTATCCCCTTTATTGCCGCTTGGTTTGGACTTGTTTCCTTAATACTCCTATCCTACGGAAGCCTCTCCAAAACTATTACCATGACCATCTACGGAGCAAGTATTATCGCTTTGTATGGGACCAGTTCGCTGTATCATGCCCTGAGAACCACCCCCAAAAAAGAGCTTACTTTACGTAAAATCGACCATATGATGATCTATGTACTTATTGGCGGCTCCTATACACCCGTGTTTTACTATGGTTTGAACGGAGCCTGGCGTTGGGTCATGCTCATCGCCGTCTGGATCCTTGCTTTGATCGGTATCGTTCTGAAGATATGGCTTATTAACGCCCCGCGCTATGTGTCCACAGCCTTTTATGTAACCTTGGGCTGGATCGCCCTGGTCCCCATTGTGCAATTGGTCCATAACCTCCCTTTGGGTGCCCTCATCATGATGGTGGCTGGTGGGGTAATGTATACTTTAGGGGCTATTATCTACGCTGCCAAAATCCTTCGGATACCCCGTCTGCACCTTGGCTTTCACGAAATCTTTCATATCTTTATTGCCACCGGGACTCTGATTCACTTTCTCATGATCCTGATTTATTTTGTCCCCATGGCAAGCTGA
- a CDS encoding PspC domain-containing protein, with product MTDKLYRSETDKKLGGVCGGLADYFDIDSTLIRLVVLLTFFMGGVGFFLYIIAWVVIPVNPGYRSGVSYHPSGNVVDEMKESVQDIGNSAQSFAQDLRAANPSQRKRYIGIGLMILGVIFLLDQWFPYVFNWGKMWPLILIVIGIGIILRRD from the coding sequence ATGACAGATAAATTATACCGCTCAGAAACAGACAAAAAATTGGGTGGGGTCTGTGGGGGGCTTGCAGATTACTTTGATATCGATTCCACCTTAATCCGACTGGTGGTGCTGCTTACCTTCTTCATGGGGGGAGTGGGCTTTTTCCTTTATATCATTGCCTGGGTTGTGATTCCTGTGAATCCGGGGTACAGATCAGGAGTATCCTATCACCCTAGTGGAAATGTGGTGGATGAGATGAAAGAAAGTGTTCAGGATATCGGCAATTCTGCGCAAAGTTTTGCCCAGGATTTAAGGGCAGCCAACCCATCCCAGAGAAAACGGTATATAGGAATTGGGCTGATGATTCTGGGAGTCATATTTTTATTGGATCAGTGGTTCCCCTATGTCTTCAATTGGGGAAAAATGTGGCCCCTCATTTTGATCGTCATCGGTATTGGGATTATTTTGAGGAGGGACTAA
- a CDS encoding LiaI-LiaF-like domain-containing protein codes for MRQTVDSVFRGIFLILLGIVFFANMYGFLPWNFWINVFDLWPLLLIFAGLALFFNKRIPFSAVLVAFLIGLVGYSVIWGNPSLDKPIPGPHGTGNVLGLYAPLDPHVEKATVALNLGGVNMSVRGVDGRYDTNRLVEGTYEWSGRANFGAPEFNYKTNGDTTKLQFNSEKRAGSGEDKLLLNLSDQVYYTKVELNAGAVKGAMDFSRLQIENLEVSTGASDIELRFGDTGGRTKLDLSTGAAKLNLVVPESVGLKIKISGFASETNFAGKGLILSSEDWVSPNYEEARTKIEMDISMAAGKINLERIATPLNSDEKAESLQAKL; via the coding sequence ATGCGCCAAACAGTGGATTCTGTGTTTAGAGGGATCTTTTTGATTCTGCTGGGGATTGTCTTTTTTGCCAATATGTATGGCTTTTTGCCTTGGAACTTCTGGATTAATGTTTTTGACCTTTGGCCTTTACTCTTGATTTTCGCGGGACTTGCCTTGTTCTTTAATAAGCGTATTCCTTTCAGTGCTGTTCTCGTGGCCTTTCTTATCGGGCTTGTAGGGTACTCGGTTATTTGGGGAAATCCCTCACTGGATAAACCGATCCCGGGTCCTCACGGAACAGGGAATGTTCTGGGACTATACGCTCCCTTAGATCCTCATGTTGAAAAGGCCACTGTCGCCCTGAATTTGGGGGGAGTGAATATGAGTGTCCGGGGAGTGGACGGAAGATACGATACGAATCGATTGGTTGAAGGAACTTATGAATGGAGTGGACGCGCAAATTTCGGTGCGCCTGAGTTTAACTATAAAACCAATGGGGATACCACGAAACTACAATTCAATTCGGAAAAAAGAGCCGGTTCAGGTGAGGATAAGCTTCTGCTCAATCTTTCCGATCAAGTATACTATACTAAAGTGGAGCTCAATGCAGGCGCTGTCAAAGGAGCTATGGACTTTAGCCGGTTGCAGATCGAAAACTTGGAAGTCAGCACCGGTGCCAGCGATATAGAGTTGAGATTCGGTGATACCGGGGGACGGACTAAGCTGGATCTAAGTACAGGCGCTGCCAAGCTTAATCTTGTCGTGCCGGAGAGTGTAGGATTAAAGATCAAGATCAGTGGGTTTGCCAGTGAAACAAATTTTGCCGGAAAGGGCCTGATCTTGAGTTCAGAAGATTGGGTAAGTCCGAACTATGAAGAGGCCAGGACCAAGATAGAAATGGATATCTCCATGGCTGCAGGGAAGATTAACCTGGAGCGCATTGCCACTCCCCTGAACTCTGATGAAAAGGCAGAATCTTTACAAGCTAAACTATGA
- the speD gene encoding adenosylmethionine decarboxylase, giving the protein MEVKPLKKLKLYGFNNLTKTLSFNMYDICYAKTPEHRDAYIQYIDEEYNAQRLTSIVTEVARIVGANILNIAKQDYDPQGASVTMLIAEEHLDPESPNDNPFDPMYTDKEGPLPDAVVAHLDKSHITVHTYPESHPHGGISTFRADIDVSTCGQISPLKALNFLIESFAPDIVVADYRVRGFTRDVDGKKVFIDHKINSIQNYVDRKYRDLYQMIDVTVFQENIFHTKMILKDFDLDNYLFGTAKKELSISDKRKIKQRLKKEMAEIFYGKNMPRI; this is encoded by the coding sequence TTGGAAGTAAAACCGCTAAAAAAACTAAAACTCTATGGGTTTAACAATCTTACCAAAACCCTGAGTTTCAATATGTATGATATATGCTATGCCAAAACTCCGGAACACCGGGATGCGTATATACAATACATTGACGAAGAGTACAACGCTCAAAGACTGACCAGTATCGTGACAGAGGTGGCTCGTATCGTTGGAGCCAACATTTTAAATATTGCCAAACAAGATTATGATCCCCAAGGGGCCAGTGTAACCATGCTCATTGCCGAAGAACATTTGGACCCGGAGAGCCCGAACGATAATCCCTTTGATCCCATGTATACCGATAAAGAGGGGCCTCTGCCCGATGCAGTGGTCGCTCATTTGGATAAGAGCCATATTACCGTGCACACCTATCCGGAAAGTCATCCCCACGGTGGGATCTCCACCTTCCGGGCGGATATTGATGTCTCCACCTGTGGGCAGATTTCTCCATTGAAAGCCCTTAACTTCCTTATCGAAAGCTTCGCTCCGGATATTGTGGTGGCCGATTATCGCGTACGTGGCTTCACGCGGGATGTGGATGGCAAAAAAGTCTTCATTGACCATAAGATCAATTCTATTCAAAACTATGTCGATCGAAAATACCGAGATCTATACCAGATGATCGATGTGACGGTCTTCCAGGAAAATATTTTCCACACGAAAATGATACTCAAAGACTTCGACCTGGACAATTATCTCTTTGGTACGGCTAAAAAAGAGCTTTCCATCAGTGATAAACGAAAAATCAAGCAGCGGCTTAAGAAAGAAATGGCTGAAATATTCTACGGAAAAAATATGCCAAGAATCTAG
- a CDS encoding superoxide dismutase — translation MPYQLPELPYAYDALEPHYDEATVRLHHDIHHKGYVDGLNNAEAKLAEAREKGDFGLVKHWERELAFHGSGHLLHTLFWMNMTPNGGGTPSGSLGERISQDFGSFEGFKKQFSAAAVAVEGSGWAVLVWNPEFGKLEILQAEKHQNLTQWGAVPLLTVDVWEHAYYLKYQNKRAAWVETWWNLVNWSDVAERFEKCKA, via the coding sequence ATGCCATATCAATTGCCGGAACTACCCTATGCTTACGACGCTTTGGAGCCCCATTATGACGAAGCTACAGTGCGACTTCACCACGATATCCACCACAAAGGCTATGTGGATGGACTGAACAATGCAGAGGCTAAGCTTGCTGAAGCCCGCGAAAAGGGAGATTTTGGTCTGGTCAAGCACTGGGAAAGGGAATTAGCTTTCCATGGCTCCGGACATTTATTGCACACCTTATTCTGGATGAACATGACCCCCAATGGAGGCGGGACTCCATCCGGCTCTTTAGGAGAAAGAATCAGCCAGGACTTTGGCTCTTTTGAAGGGTTTAAGAAACAATTCTCTGCTGCCGCCGTGGCTGTTGAAGGGTCCGGCTGGGCAGTATTGGTCTGGAATCCTGAGTTTGGAAAACTGGAAATACTTCAAGCCGAAAAACATCAGAATCTCACTCAATGGGGTGCTGTACCACTGCTTACGGTAGATGTCTGGGAGCATGCCTATTACCTGAAATACCAAAATAAGCGGGCAGCCTGGGTAGAGACTTGGTGGAACCTCGTCAATTGGTCTGATGTAGCAGAGCGATTTGAAAAGTGTAAAGCTTGA
- a CDS encoding GGDEF domain-containing protein — MIRTSSAHKEELSHLLQGGYSLWILYLDIAKFHEVEFRQGYRVCAQILDEVVKEMNHTLHNHLHLFHTILLDYQGGDDFIFYFSPTEDTPWSISELVSEFVPPLESRINKRIQRFVQEALTLHAGLVECNSQPGRSVDYLLYGALKEAFLLNKSEPDPLYFPQRKEVDRILEDPDHYVHSAFQPILDVISGEFFGFEALARLKQPSSFTSIADLFPFADKIGKLYPVETICRRTAIANSSQILRSNEFLFLNVEPQVITDPEFSSGQTRKLLDAQGLTPSDVVLEITERSAIENYETFREALEHYRKQGYLIALDDVGAGYSSLQSIAELHPDFLKIDRSLIQGIHLDPTKWALLETFVTFSRRIGCRILAEGVETPEEMQTVVQLGVDYVQGYFIAKPSFTRPELKDQVSRIVNSHQRLSFNSEKTVLNILEPLPLVAPQTTVNVVKNYFEVHSKVWLVGVADQGVLLGVVQRDKLYTALATPYGVSLYSQRPITSLMNNKHLLIEETTPIEVASSLAMARSDAHLYDGIVVVQQQKPIGMIRVASLIKAMSDTQIQIARGASPLTGLPGNIAIEQQLKLRLAGNKTFGIIYADLNQFKLFNDTYGFQHGDSIIKILGELLVQESQKIDPHAFTGHVGGDDFVILSNDSNIRFLGEHLLSHFQQRIESIYGAKDLSLALAGLVVDANSSAPLTATMISEELAVLKKEAKYHKGNYLILKDYKKA; from the coding sequence ATGATCAGAACCTCAAGTGCTCATAAGGAAGAACTATCTCATCTTCTTCAGGGTGGTTATTCTCTGTGGATACTCTATTTAGATATCGCCAAGTTTCACGAAGTCGAATTTCGGCAAGGCTATCGAGTCTGCGCTCAGATTTTGGATGAAGTGGTCAAAGAGATGAACCATACCCTTCATAATCATCTCCATCTATTTCATACCATCCTCCTGGATTATCAAGGGGGAGATGACTTTATCTTTTATTTTTCTCCCACTGAAGACACTCCCTGGTCCATATCCGAGCTGGTTTCGGAATTTGTCCCCCCTTTAGAATCACGAATCAATAAAAGAATCCAACGATTTGTTCAGGAAGCCTTGACTCTTCATGCAGGGTTAGTGGAATGCAACTCTCAACCAGGACGCAGTGTGGATTACTTACTCTATGGAGCTTTAAAAGAAGCCTTTCTCTTGAATAAATCTGAGCCCGATCCTTTATACTTTCCTCAGCGCAAGGAAGTCGATCGGATTCTGGAAGATCCCGATCACTATGTGCACTCTGCCTTTCAGCCTATCTTAGATGTCATCAGCGGTGAATTCTTCGGCTTTGAAGCTTTAGCCCGTCTGAAACAGCCCAGCTCTTTCACAAGCATCGCTGACCTTTTTCCTTTTGCCGATAAGATTGGCAAACTCTATCCTGTGGAAACGATTTGCCGTCGAACGGCTATTGCTAATTCCTCGCAAATTCTTCGCTCCAATGAGTTTCTTTTTCTTAATGTAGAACCACAAGTGATTACCGACCCTGAGTTTTCTTCAGGGCAAACACGAAAACTTCTTGATGCCCAGGGTTTAACCCCCTCAGATGTTGTCCTGGAAATTACGGAACGCAGTGCCATAGAAAATTACGAGACCTTTCGTGAAGCTTTAGAGCATTACCGAAAACAAGGGTATCTTATTGCCTTGGATGATGTAGGGGCAGGATACTCTTCTCTCCAATCCATTGCAGAACTGCATCCCGATTTTCTTAAAATAGACCGCTCCTTAATTCAGGGAATTCATCTGGATCCTACGAAATGGGCACTCTTAGAAACTTTCGTAACCTTTTCCCGGCGGATTGGCTGCCGGATTCTCGCTGAAGGAGTGGAGACCCCGGAGGAAATGCAGACCGTGGTCCAGCTGGGGGTAGACTACGTACAAGGTTATTTTATCGCTAAACCCTCCTTTACCCGTCCTGAACTTAAGGATCAAGTCTCCCGAATTGTGAATTCACACCAAAGGCTTAGCTTTAATTCTGAGAAGACCGTTTTGAATATTCTAGAACCCCTGCCCCTGGTTGCCCCTCAGACCACTGTCAATGTTGTCAAAAATTATTTTGAAGTACATTCCAAGGTTTGGTTAGTCGGTGTTGCGGATCAGGGAGTGCTGCTGGGAGTGGTCCAGCGTGACAAATTATATACAGCCCTAGCCACACCTTATGGGGTCAGTCTTTATAGTCAACGGCCCATTACAAGTCTTATGAACAACAAGCACCTGCTCATTGAAGAAACCACCCCCATCGAGGTTGCCTCCAGTTTAGCCATGGCCCGCTCCGACGCCCATCTCTATGATGGTATCGTCGTCGTTCAGCAGCAAAAACCCATCGGCATGATTCGGGTAGCTTCCCTGATCAAAGCCATGTCCGATACTCAGATTCAAATCGCCCGGGGAGCAAGTCCACTAACCGGGCTTCCCGGAAATATCGCTATTGAACAGCAATTGAAATTACGTCTGGCCGGCAATAAAACCTTTGGTATTATTTACGCTGATCTGAATCAATTTAAGCTGTTCAATGATACCTACGGCTTTCAGCATGGAGATTCTATTATTAAAATTCTTGGAGAACTTCTGGTCCAAGAATCTCAGAAAATCGACCCTCATGCTTTCACCGGTCATGTGGGCGGGGACGATTTTGTGATACTTTCCAATGACTCGAATATCAGATTTTTAGGAGAGCATCTCTTAAGCCATTTTCAGCAACGGATTGAATCGATTTATGGAGCTAAGGATTTAAGCCTGGCCTTAGCCGGACTGGTCGTGGATGCAAATTCCAGTGCTCCTTTGACGGCAACTATGATCTCAGAAGAATTAGCGGTATTAAAAAAGGAAGCTAAGTACCATAAAGGGAACTATCTTATTCTTAAAGACTATAAGAAAGCATAA